A DNA window from Enterobacter cloacae subsp. cloacae ATCC 13047 contains the following coding sequences:
- a CDS encoding EAL domain-containing protein produces the protein MEHIYIADPIMNVDERLMGVELLTRFISNDGRPCHPDFVISSWDLDRKRLFLYEQCGIISSKQKWFERNKLFCTLNIDQQMAFLVRHDQTLIKAFESMPFVKLELSEHFPGLDKGLKSPLLKSLSQGVNGLWLDDLGAGNANVVSLIEGYFEVVKIDRCFFNEQVQKPTFNLLIASIKKHCDKIIIEGIENRDHMGLLREVGIWGLQGYLFKSVPFKNVDSLL, from the coding sequence ATGGAACACATTTATATTGCAGACCCAATAATGAATGTTGACGAGAGATTAATGGGCGTTGAACTTTTAACTCGTTTCATTTCCAATGATGGCCGTCCTTGTCATCCTGACTTTGTTATTTCATCTTGGGATTTAGATAGGAAGCGGCTCTTTCTATACGAACAATGCGGTATCATTTCCAGCAAACAAAAGTGGTTCGAACGAAATAAACTTTTTTGCACACTAAACATTGATCAACAAATGGCTTTTCTCGTTCGGCACGATCAAACATTGATAAAAGCATTTGAATCTATGCCATTCGTCAAACTTGAACTTTCTGAGCATTTCCCTGGTTTGGATAAGGGATTGAAAAGTCCCTTATTAAAATCGCTGAGCCAGGGTGTAAATGGGCTATGGCTCGATGACCTTGGCGCAGGAAACGCGAATGTAGTTAGTTTGATCGAAGGATACTTTGAGGTTGTAAAGATAGATCGCTGCTTCTTTAATGAACAGGTGCAGAAACCAACCTTCAACCTGTTGATTGCATCAATCAAAAAACACTGCGACAAAATTATTATTGAAGGGATTGAGAATAGAGATCATATGGGGTTACTGCGTGAGGTGGGAATTTGGGGATTACAGGGCTATCTTTTTAAATCTGTCCCTTTTAAAAATGTGGATTCATTGCTTTAG
- a CDS encoding phage baseplate protein: MATPGSLTIGGSDASRINSTQNSNNSSATRTKGENGFTILASVYNSSSDSYIQNYQAIVFDAVTDTGIRRQADITSYPVESGAEVSDHVQIKNNTFKLSGIISETPVRLEKDLLYSAGVNGTRISQAIEYLDKMFESRQPITLVTEHKVYDNVILSGISYDYKSEYAMQFDLEFEQIRLVSKATVNVIATKTQGNKSVGGTVKQKVVNNAPKKTESDTVTTEFKK, encoded by the coding sequence ATGGCAACACCAGGTAGTTTAACTATCGGGGGCAGCGATGCCTCCCGTATCAATTCGACTCAGAACAGTAATAACAGCAGTGCTACCCGCACCAAAGGTGAAAACGGATTCACCATCCTTGCATCTGTATATAATTCGTCCTCAGATAGCTATATTCAGAACTATCAGGCGATAGTGTTTGATGCCGTGACGGATACGGGAATACGCAGACAGGCTGATATTACCAGCTATCCCGTTGAGAGCGGGGCAGAGGTGAGCGATCACGTTCAGATTAAGAATAATACATTCAAGCTATCGGGGATTATTTCCGAAACTCCGGTGAGGCTGGAAAAGGATTTGTTATACAGCGCTGGTGTGAATGGCACTCGTATCAGTCAAGCTATCGAATACCTCGATAAGATGTTTGAAAGTCGCCAGCCCATCACATTAGTGACAGAGCACAAAGTGTACGATAATGTTATTCTCTCCGGTATTTCCTACGATTATAAATCTGAATACGCGATGCAATTCGATCTTGAATTTGAACAGATCAGGCTTGTCAGTAAAGCTACAGTTAATGTGATTGCAACTAAAACGCAGGGAAATAAATCTGTAGGCGGTACGGTGAAACAGAAGGTGGTGAACAATGCACCTAAGAAAACTGAATCTGACACTGTTACGACGGAGTTTAAAAAATGA